TCACTCCTTGGTCGATCCTGCCGTACGCCGCCTGTGGCGGGGGAAACTCCCGCTGATCACGCTTGCCGTGTTCGCAATCGTGTTGCTGCCGCACGTGATCTGGCTCTTCGAAAACCGGTTCAGCACTTTCCACTTTGCTGTCGCGGAGCAGGGGGTGCGTACTTTTGCCAACGTGGCCTATTACCAGATCGAGTTTTTTGTGGCCCAGATCGGCTACGCGCTTCCGGGACTCGCAGCCATGAGTTTCTATCGAAGGTGGCGTGACGGGTATCCGCTGTTCGACTGGCGCCAGTTCATGACCCTGGCGGATTCGCCGGGGGGCCGGGCATTGCTGGCCGCGGGTCTGCTGCCGGTTCCTTTGACGATGTTTCTCGGCATCATCTTCTGGGTGCCGTTGACGAGCAACTGGTCCCTGCCGTTCTTCATCTTCGCACCCGTGCTTCTCGTCATGCTCATGCCGGCGGATCTGGCAGACAGGCACCCGAGAACCGCGCCGGTGTTCGTCGCGGTCTTTATGGCCTGCCTGCTCGGGCTTTCCCCGTTCATTCGCAACGTAACTCTCGCGGAAGGCCGGCTCTTTTCGGACACGCCCGTCGCTGATTTGGCGCGGAAGGCTGAATTGCTGTGGAAGGAAAATACCAACGGCACGTTGAAATATGTCGGGGGCGACAGGTACCTGTCCTACGGGATGGCCTTCTACTCCAGTTTCCGCCCGATGGCGATCGAGGGAGATCGCTTTGACGTTCACAAGTGGATCGACACCGGGGATCTGGAAGCTCACGGCCACATGATCCTGTGTCTGACCGAGAGATGCGTAAAGCGTACGTTGGCACGGGAGCCGGACGCCGTCCGCGCGAGGGTTTCGGCGCCTCCGCCGCCTGGATCCGCCCGGAAGACGGATTTCGAGGCGACCGTTTTCATGCATATTCCGGGTTCCTGAATTCAACGCTATAGAAGGCGATGGTTCCTGCTCCCGACCGATCGTCGAAGGATACTGGATGAACATTCCGCTCTTGACCGACATCCCGGGCAGCGTCGAGTTCAAAAAGCTGCGCAAGCGCCTGCTGCGCAACATGCGGCAGGCGTTCGAGGATTTCGACATGGTCCGCCCGGGCGAGCGATGGCTGGTCGGCCTGTCCGGCGGCAAGGACTCGTTCGGTCTGCTGGCCCTGCTGATGGAACTGAAATGGCGCGGCCTGCTGCCGGTCGACCTGCTCGCCTGCAATCTCGACCAGGGGCAGCCCAATTTTCCGAAACACATCCTTCCGGACTGGCTGGCGAAACACGGCATTCCGCACCGCATCGAGTACCAGGACACCTATTCGGTGGTCACCGACAAGATCCCCGCGAACAACACCTACTGTTCGCTCTGCTCCCGGCTGCGGCGTGGCCACCTCTATCGCATCGCGCGGGAGGAGGGGTGTTCGGCGCTGGTGCTGGGGCATCATCGCGAGGATATTCTGGAAACCTTCTTCATGAACCTGTTCCATGGCGGACGTCTTGCCGCCATGCCGCCGAAACTCGTCAATGACGAGGGCGATGTCGAGGTGCTTCGGCCGCTGGCCTATTGCGCAGAGGCCGATCTGGAAAAGTTCGCCGAGGCCATGAAGTTCCCGATCATCCCCTGCGATTTGTGCGGATCTCAGGATGGCCTGCAGCGCAACGCGATGAAGATGATGCTCGCCGATATCGAGAAGCGGATGCCGGGCCGCAAGGACACGATGATCCGCGCGCTCGCCAATGTCAGGCCGAGCCATCTGCTCGATCGCAGGCTGTTCGATTTCGCGGCGCTGCAGGCAAACCCGTCCGCCGCAACGGACTGAGGCCCGTCGCGCTCAGCGCGCGCCGGGATTGTCGAACAGTCTGCCCTTCTCGGCGATCAGCACGAGTACCAGCGTGATGAAGGACGTCAGCGCGCCGCCGGCGATAAGCGGCAAAGGGGTGCCGTTGAACGACTGGCCGATTGCCGCGCCGCAAAGCCCTCCGCCCACGGTCTGTGTAAAGCCGAGCACGGAGGATGCCGTACCGGCAACCTTGCCGAGAGGCTCCATCGCGATGGCGTTGAAATTGGCGCCGATCAGGCCGAACAACGGCATGATCAGGATAAGGACGGACATGAATAGCCAGAGTGGCGGGCTTTCGTGGGTGGAAAACCAG
This portion of the Oricola thermophila genome encodes:
- the ttcA gene encoding tRNA 2-thiocytidine(32) synthetase TtcA translates to MNIPLLTDIPGSVEFKKLRKRLLRNMRQAFEDFDMVRPGERWLVGLSGGKDSFGLLALLMELKWRGLLPVDLLACNLDQGQPNFPKHILPDWLAKHGIPHRIEYQDTYSVVTDKIPANNTYCSLCSRLRRGHLYRIAREEGCSALVLGHHREDILETFFMNLFHGGRLAAMPPKLVNDEGDVEVLRPLAYCAEADLEKFAEAMKFPIIPCDLCGSQDGLQRNAMKMMLADIEKRMPGRKDTMIRALANVRPSHLLDRRLFDFAALQANPSAATD
- a CDS encoding glycosyltransferase family 39 protein; translation: MSTASSRVPSLAWLLVLAIFLFWAVYAQWSRYNLDMYGDMLENYVWGIRWQLGNDKHPPLFGWITAAWFELFPRTNLSYRFLSAVNLAVSYVVMLQIARRYLNRRQLVLAVAVALALPMLGFLALKYNANAAMLPFWGLAFLAYLRVMERERPIDAFQLGLWSALAMLAKYHSAVLLLALVIHSLVDPAVRRLWRGKLPLITLAVFAIVLLPHVIWLFENRFSTFHFAVAEQGVRTFANVAYYQIEFFVAQIGYALPGLAAMSFYRRWRDGYPLFDWRQFMTLADSPGGRALLAAGLLPVPLTMFLGIIFWVPLTSNWSLPFFIFAPVLLVMLMPADLADRHPRTAPVFVAVFMACLLGLSPFIRNVTLAEGRLFSDTPVADLARKAELLWKENTNGTLKYVGGDRYLSYGMAFYSSFRPMAIEGDRFDVHKWIDTGDLEAHGHMILCLTERCVKRTLAREPDAVRARVSAPPPPGSARKTDFEATVFMHIPGS